The sequence ATCTGCTTTGGTGTGGCAGTCTCATTGAGGGCGAATACGCTCGGAGGACCATCATGATGAGAACCTTTATGGATATACCTGCGAAGATACATGTTCTTTTTGAAGATCATTTCCTCGGCTGATTCAAGTTCATTAGTGACAGGGTTGCGTTCTTCCTTTCGCCAGATGCCTTCGAGGCGGTCGTAATCACTGGCTCGACGAAGAGTCAGATGCCAAATGTCTGGATCGTTTTCTGTACTCTTCGAAACATCCTGTGCATTTTTCTTTGGTGCAAGAACTATCTCGAATTTACCCTTCAGCAACTTGATGCTGCCACGTAGCTCAGCCAGTGTAACACTCGAAGGAGAAGCAGGGTCAAATGTCTCAAAGGGAATAATCTCATAAGGAGTGAAGTGTTTATAATTCGCAGGCAACACATCAAGCCAGTTATTGGAAATGAGCACCTGATTGCCTGCAAATCTCCAGAAACTCAGCTGGCTGAGTTTGACATCTCGCCCAGATCGCATGCCAGTCAGCAACCCTACCTCTCTGGCGGTCAGACTGGTCGCATTCGACTTTTCCATCACCCATTCACCCTGCAGCAGATCATGCAGCCTTTGGGGCTTTGCCTGATTCTGAGAAGGCTGTTTCCGTGATTCAGATGGTTGCTCTCTACCGTGCCACGCCCAGGCGCCGGTACCCACGCACAAGCATGCCAGCATAACCGCAGCAGCCATGTATTTCACTTTCGTCATCAGCATGGATGTCATTACTCCCTGGGCCAGCGTGATGGCAGCGCTGGCTGGAACCTGAGAAGTCTTATGCACGACATGGCTGGCCAGGAGCGTGGTAGCCTGTACCAGCAAGGCAGGCACCTGGGCTTCGAGCTTTGTCATCGTCAATGCGCCTGCGGTCAGCGTGGGAACGATGCCTCGCTTGAGCAGACGATCCTGCAATAGTTTCTTACCTCGTGCCAACCTACCTGCCACCGAGCCGAGTGGCCAACCTAGTTGCCTGGCTGTTTCTTCTCTGGATTGCCCCTGCAGTTGGCAGAGGATGATTGGCGTGCGGTATTTGCCGGGCAGCCTGTCGAGTTCTGCATCGAGCAGTGTAGCCAGGTCTTGCTGTTCGATGATCCGTGCAGGGTCGCTGGTGGTGATGTGGGAAGTCATGCTGGCAGCCTGTTGTTCGTGACGCAATCGACGTGCAGATTTAGCCTGAGCCTGCAAAGCAGTTCGGCGGGCAACCTGCACCAGCCAGCCTGCCACGCTGGGCCATCGCTCCATGCTTTGCCCCTTTCGAGCCAGCACCAGGAACGTTGCCTGGAAAACATCATCGGCCTGCTCGCCTGGGCCAACGAGTCGGCGAATGATCCCCAGGATCAATGGGCCATGCCGCTGAACCAGCGTGGCAAAGGCCTGCTCATCGCGCTGGGTGCGGAAACGCTCCAGCAAGGTGCCATCGTTCTCGTCGGTGCAGGCGAGATGGCGAAAGGATCGCAGATAGGAAAATACGCCGGACATGATGACCTAAAAAGTGAGCCAACACCTATCATGCCGCGCCGGAGGTGAAACAGTACAGAAATTTCGTGTTTTTATTCAGGCAAGGGAAAAGCCCGTGACAACAAGTCCACAGGCTGGAAGAAACATCATGCAGATCGGCTGAAGTTATTGTTCAAACTTAGCATTATTCCCTCTCCCCCTTGGGGAGAGGGTTAGGGTGCGGGGTTTCGTTTCATGGCGCAGCCTTTCATGCTTTTGTTCACACACCTATCATGAAGGGCTTCGCCATCAGAAGGATCCCCTCACCCCCGGCCTCTCTCCCTGAGAGGGAGAGGGGAGAAAACGATGATCCATTTGTAAGTTGAATTACGGCTGATGCAGGTTATGGCATTCCTTGCAACTGTTGTTGATCTTGCTGATCAGCGTCTTGGCATTGGGATGATCTTTCTTGCCTGCTGCTTCGCTGAGGGATTTGACATTCTTGGTGAGAGCTTCGGTCAGTTTCTTCCAACTGTCAGCCTCGCCTTGCGGCTGTTTTTCCTTGCACAAGGTTTCACAGAGCTTAACCAACTCTTTCGTGTTCTTATCAACATCGTTCCAGTTGGGATTATCCTTATCGATTTCCAGGCTGATCTTGTGACGAAGGCCTCCTTTCTTGAAGCCTTTCTCCATGATCTCTTCGATTTTGCCATGCATGAACATGGCACCAGCACCACCTATGACTACCAGGCTGGTTACAATCACCAGCATCAGTTTCCTGCAATTCATATCAGACTCTCCTGCACTTGGGACTACTCATGGGATAAGCATCTGACGGGATGTTGTCAATGCGGATGAGGGGTCATGCTGCAGATGAGTCAGTTTTCAACAAGCCGTAGAAAGCTTGATCTTGAACAGTGCCTGCTTTGATGACGTGTTGTCGATGGATGCCCTCGAGCTTGAAGCCTGCTTTTTCGAGTACCCGTCTGGATGGGTGATTATTGGCCATCACGCCGGCGTAGAGTTTACGCAGGGGGAACTGTGCGAAGGCCCACTGGGCGAACGCTTTCACACAACTGGTAGCCAGCCCCTTACCCCAGAATGGTTCAGCGAGCCAGTAGCCTATTTCTGCAGTGCCTGTTTCGATATCGTTCTGCAGACATAGACCCATGCTGCCTATAGCGTGCTGTTCAAATTCGATGGCGAAGTTGCAGAGAGGGTTTTCCGAAGAGGCACATTCAATCCAGGCTTTGCCATCTGCTTCGGTGTAGGGAAAAGGCATGCGGTTGCGGAGATTGATCCAGACATTGCGGTTGTTGGCACAGCGAACCAGGCTGGCCAGATCACTATGTCGCCAGGGTCTGAGGAGGCAGGGTGGTGCGGGGATTTTCATGCATTATCCATAAGCAGACAACATGCATTATCATGAATGCTGAGCGAGAGACAGGTTCGGTGTTCTTTTGCGTTTGGTCAACCACATCAGCAAGGCAGAAAACAGCACGCCAGCGCAGAGACCAAACAGCGGATACCAATTGGATATGGGGTTGTAGTTCCAGTAATCAAAGTATCGTTCGTTGCCGATTACCAGGCCGTTTTTTTCGGGAAGAGAAAAGGCATATCTGATGGCAGATGATTTTTTGCCTTCAAGCCCTGAAATGCTTCCGTGAAGTTGGTTGGTTTTCCGGTCGAACAACAGTAACGAATCTGCCTCTGGCCAGCATTTATCAACGACATTTGCGAACGTTGCGCCGAGTTGCTTCTTGAGCCATACTCGTCGTCGATCGAATTTGGAAGCAGAATGTATCAAGCGAAAGTCCTTGTCAGCCAGATGATTGAAGCCTGACGAAGAAAGACTGACTTCTTTCTCCGGAACTTCCTGAAATCCGTAATCCGTTCGGACGAAGTATTGCACGGTCAGTTTGTTCCCTACTGGGTTGGTGAAATTTGAACGTAATGCACTAAACGATTGCCCATCCGATGACCATTCAAGATCGGACACATAGCCTTCGATCTCAGGTAAATGCTCTTCGTTTTTAATGTCATACAGCTGTAATTGAGTGACAAGTTGAGCTTTATTTCTTCCCGAAGGGTCAACACAACACCGGTAAGCAATACGTGCATCGGGGTTCACGTTGAAATATAATTCATTAGTTCTCTGCCATTTGATACGGATTGGATCAACCGTCTTATCTAGCTTCCAGACTGTAATTTGTTGGTAGTCTCTTGCCACAAGCGTATTATTTTTCAGAAACACATTGTCCACCATCCGCTCCACCCAGAACCGCTTCTCCACCTTCCCCGCTTTCCAGTCGAACAGGATCACCTGCTTTTCTTTGCTTTTCTTTTCATCGTAATGCGAAGCTGGAAAGACTACATATCGCTCATTATCACTCAAAACACATTCCCGTATCTGTGCGGCACTGGCATCGAGCAGTTCTCTGGTAATGGGGATACGGAACTGTTCCACACCTGTTTCTGGTTCCAACCCAAAGAGCGACTGTTTGCCTTGCGAAGTGACTTCCGCGACCAGCAAGGTGGAATCGTTGTTGACGTAGCCCAGGGGTTTCACCACATATTCTGCCTGGTAAGTCCAAACGGGCTTCTGGACAGGCAGCAATTTCCAGCCTGCAAACAGCCCCAGCATGGGCAGAATGACCAGCAATATCCAGCGTAGCAGCTTCCACATGGAAGCCATCGTATCAGGATTATTGAACTATGCAACAACGTATCATGTTATGCACCATGCACTTGGGTGGAATGTCAATTTAATGCTTCAAGCACTTTTCCGTCAGAGTTGGCGTGAAATTCGGGCTGAACACTGCTAAAATCACCGTAAATCCCTTGCCAGCAAGGTGTATCATTCGCACTATAATCATTCGCGACTGAGTACGCCTATTTGCATTGAGTGAAGACATGTCAACATCCGCTTTGAAGAGTTTAGGGGCAGAAACCCGCAAAAAATCGGGGTCTGCCGAAGCACGCCGACTGCGTCGGACAAAACAGATTCCCGCTGTCGTGTATGGACACAAGGAAGACAACGAGAACATCAGCATCAGCCACGATGATTTCGGGCTGATCGTTCGCTACAACCAGCGCATTATTGATGTGGAAATCAAGGGTGGCAAACCCCAGAAATGCCTCGTACGCGATGTGCAGTGGGATGTTCTGGGCAAGGAAGTGGTACACGTTGATTTCGAACGTGTTAGCGCTGATGAACGCATTCACCTGAATGTACCTATCAAGCTCAAAGGCAACGCGATTATTCCCGCTGGTTCGGTGCTCAATTTCCATCTGCACGAATTGGAAATTGAATGTACTGCTGCCAGCATTCCAGAGCAGATCACAGTCAATATCGCTGAGCTGAAGCAGGGTCAGGCGATCCATGTGAAAGAACTGGAATTGCCTGCCGGCGTAAAAGCGTTGACCGATGCCGATGAAACCGTGGTGGCGATTGTCACGCACGTGGAGAAGGTGGAAGCCACGCCGCTGGAAGGTGCAACGGCTACCGAGCCTGAAGTACTTACCGCCCGCAAGCCAGTTGAAGGTGAGGAAGGGGACGCGAAAGACGCCAAGAAGAAATAACATCATCCTGGTGGTAAGCCTCATCGTCGGAAGCGAGTATGAAGATCGTGGTGGGGCTGGGAAATCCGGGATCGCAGTATCAGGGCACGCGGCATAATGTCGGTTTCGAAGTAATCGATATGCTGGCCAGCGGACCTGGAGGCGGCAGATTTCAACGCCGGTTCGATGCCGAGCTGGCGGAGGGGCTGGAAGGCCTGGAAAAAGTGCTGTACCTGAAGCCACTCACGTTCATGAACCTGAGTGGCCGCTGTGTCAGAGCAGCCTTGGATTTCTATCAACTGCCTGCCACGGAACTGCTGGTGATCTGTGATGATGTGAACCTGCCTCTGGGCCAGCTTCGCATGCGAGCAGGCGGATCAGCAGGCGGGCACAATGGGCTGAAGGACATCGAGAAGCACCTGGGCACACAGAACTATGCCCGGCTGCGCATGGGTGTCAGTGGCCCCGGTCGATCCGACCTGGCTGACTACGTCCTCTCGCGGTTCAAGCCGGGAGAAAAAGATGTAGTGAACGATATGGAGATTCGAGCAGCTCAGGCAACAGGCTGCTGGATTCGTGAAGGTGTGGCAACAGCGATGAATCGCTTCAACGCACCTGAGAAAGAACCGAAACCGAAAAAGCCTCGACCTCCCCGTGAGGAAAAGGACACAGAAAAACAGGACAAGCCAACTGAATGAACACACTGTGCGGCTGAAAAGCTAATCCCTCTTCAGTCCATTTCCTACCGCACGGTTATTTTTGAGGAGACGCGACGTGGCAGGCGAATTGTACGAAATGCTGATTATCTTCGATGCCAACAAGTACAACAGCGATGCTGCTGGCACCGTGGATGCAGTACACCAGATCATCACCAAGAATGGTGGTGAAATGGTGGTGAGCCGACCCTGGGATGAACGCCGGTTCACTTACCCGATCAAGAACCAGAAGAAGGGTATGTATTACCTGCTCTACTTCCGGGGCAAGGGTGAAGTGGTACACCCCATCGAAGCTGACCTTCGGTTGAGCGAAACCATTCTGCGGTACATGATGATCAACATTCATCCGAAGCTGCACGAACAGATGATTACGATTGCCAAGGATGAACATGCCGCGGTGGCCCTGCATGCACCAGGCCTGGCAGAAGAAGATATCATGGGCATTAACGTCGGAAGATAGTTTCCGATTTCGCGGCTTGTACAGCTTGCGATCGAGCAACATCACGCTTAGGCTAGGTTCATGCAGATAGTCACATGACGGAGTGCCGCGATGGCTAACTTGAACAAAGTGATGTTGATTGGTCGCCTGACCCGCGACGTGGAAACCCGCCAGTTCTCCAATGGTGGCAAAGTGGCCAAGTTTGGCTTCGCCGTCACCAGTAGCCGGAAGAAGAACCAGCAGACAGGCAAATGGGAAGATGAACCCTGTTTCCTGGATGTGGAAGTATTCAATCGGGGCGAATTTGGCAAGAAAGCCGACACGGCTGAGCAGTACCTGTCCAAGGGCAAGCAGATCTTCATTGAAGGTCACCTGAAGATGGACAGTTGGACCAGCCAGGATGGTCAGAAACGAAACAAGCTTGTGGTGGTATGCGAGAACTTTGAATTTCTCGATGCCCGCGAAGGTGGGAATTTCAGTGGTGGATCGCGTCAGGGTGGTGGCAGCAATCGTGCCCAGTACGATGTGCCTAACCCCGATGAAACACCTGATTCCACCCCCAATTTTGCACCCGATGGCGATAAGGAAGACATCCCTTTTTAACGAAACAACTGGTCTCGCTGACCACTTCCAACAACCTTTAACGTGTGAATGAATCATGGCCAAAGCAGCAACCGCACCCAAGACCGAAAAGAAAACCAAAGCCAGCAAGGCTGCGGAACCGAAGAAAAAACTGCCTCAGAAAAAGCAGAAGCACAACCATGTGCCTCGTGGCAACCACGGTGGCATGAAACTGATGCTCATTGAAGACGTACAACACGTTGGCAAGGCAGGCGACGTGGTCGAAGTGAAGATGGGCTATGGCCGCAATTTCCTGCTGCCCCGCGGCCTGGCTACCTTCGTCACTGCTCACAACAGCAAGCTGCTCGATCTGCACAAGATCAAGGTGCAGAAGATGCGTGAAGCCAAGCTCGCCGATCTGCGTGCCATGGCTGAACAGCTTCAGCGTGTCAGCATCACTATTCAGTCAATCGCCAACGAAGAAGGCCATCTGTACGGCTCCGTGGGCGCTGCTGAAATCGTCACAGCACTCAAGCAGCAGAATCTGGTCATCGATCAGGAAGCTGTCAGGCTCGAAGGTGTGATCAAGGAACTGGGTCTGTACGAAGTGAAGCTCGTGCTGGCGCCCGAGATCGAATCGAACATCAAGGTGCTGGTCATCAGCCAGACCGAGAAGAAGTAATCCATTCGGAAAAGCGAAAAAGGCCGCTGAGCAACTCAGCGGCCTTTTTTTATTCCCTCTCCCCAATGGGGAGAGAGGAGAATCCCTTATTTCTTCTTTGCTTTCTTTTTGGGTGCATCAGCTGGTTCGTTCTGACAGCAATCTTCTTTTTCACAGGCAGTAGGGTCGCAGCCGTTTTCTGCACAGCAACTGCCTGCGCTGCAGCATTCACCCAGCAACGTGGGCGAAGTAGCCATGGCAATCAGCGGGTTCATCGGAATCATGCTGGGCAGGGTGAAATCCGGGTCGAACGGAATCAGGTCAAACCCGTCAATCAGTGCCTTGGTGTGTTTGTTGAATGCTGACAGGGAAACACCGAGCTTGTTCGCCAGATCTGCTTTTTTGTAATGCAATGGCAATTCGGGGTCGTGCAGAAAGTTGACAAACCCCACTGCCCCGACGATAGCAGCAGCCCAGGTATGTAGATCGCCCTGGCGTGCCGGCGAATTCTCCACGCACAGTCCCCGGGCCATGACCCGGCACATGTCACGATATTCCTGGTTGAGCAGTTCCTTGCAGAACAGATCGGTATGCTTCGTCAGGTCTTTTTCGAGCGTTTTCAGTGAATGCAGTTGCCCAGCCGCTTTGGCTTTGACAGGTTTGCTGGCTTGTTTCTTCTTCTTGACCGGTGCCATGATGACTTCCTGCTAGAGTTGCTCTTACAGTACCATTTCACGGGCTGTTTGACAGCATCAACTTCACTCCAACCGATTTGTACAATGATATCATCATTCCATTGAGTTACTTCATTCATGACTGCGCCTATGCCCGGCAAACTGTCTGCCGTTCCCGATCAACAAGGTCGTTTTGGCCCGTTTGGTGGCAGGTATGTGCCTGAAACGCTGATGCCTGCCTTGGAACAGTTGACTCAGGCTTATCTGCAGGCCAGGCAGGATCCTGCATTTCAACAGCAACTGTCGCACTATCTGTCGAACTACGTGGGCCGCCCTACACCGCTGACTTTTGCTGAAAGGCTTACCAGGCAGGCGGGTGGCGCTCGCATTTACCTCAAGCGGGAAGACCTGCTGCATACCGGCGCACACAAGATCAATAACACCATCGGCCAGGCGCTGCTGACGTTGCGTATGGGCAAGACGCGGGTGATTGCCGAGACAGGTGCCGGGCAGCATGGCGTTGCGACTGCCACCGCGTGTGCACTGTTTGGCTTGCCTTGCCGGGTCTACATGGGTGCAGAGGATGTGCGTCGGCAGAAGCTGAACGTCTTCAAGATGCGGGCGATGGGAGCGGAAGTGTTTGAAGTAACCACCGGCAGCCGAACGCTGCGTGACGCCATCAACGAAGCCATGCGCGACTGGATGGGTTCCGTGCGGGATACGCATTACATACTCGGCTCGGTGGTGGGCCCGCATCCTTTCCCGCTGATGGTGCGTGATTTTCAAAGTGTGATTGGCCAGGAAGCCAAGCAGCAGTGTTTATCGCAGCTCGGCAAGTTGCCTGACATGGTGATTGCCTGTGTGGGTGGTGGCTCCAATGCAGCGGGCATGTTCTACCCATTCATTGATGATGCCTCGGTGAAGATTATCGGCGTAGAAGCAGGCGGGCGAGGTGCATCGCAAGGTGAACATGCATCAACACTCAGTTTCGGTCAGCCTGGCGTGTTGCATGGTACATTCAGTTACGTGCTGCAGGATGAAGATGGCCAGACTGCCGATGTGCATTCAGTTTCCGCAGGGCTTGACTATCCAGGAGTGGGGCCGGAGCACAGTTACTGGAAGGAATCAGGCCGGGTGCAATACACCTATGCTGATGATGCAGCGGCACTGGAAGGATTCCAGCTTTGCAGCAGGCTGGAAGGCATCATCCCTGCCCTTGAGACATCGCATGGCGTGGTGGAAGCAATGAAGCAGGCAGCACGTTTGCCAAAGGATGCAGCAGTGGTAGTCTGTTTCAGCGGCCGGGGCGATAAAGATTGTTATGAAGTGGCGAGGCTGTTGGGACAGGAGGCGGAGTAACCACGAATCTGTGCTTCACTGGGATCCTTATGATTCAGATGCATTCATTTCTCATTCTGGTAGTCTGCTGCATCGGAATGTTTCACGATGAAGAAGATATCTATGAATTTATCCCTTCGAGCACGAAATCAAAATACCACTCAGTTGGAATAAGGGATTGCCTCGGTACCATCGACGCTGATGGCAATTTCAGGCCTAATTTGTCAGATTTGGAAAAAATGATAAATGCATTTAAACGCAAGCTCCCACGCTCCCGCATGGGTCCATCAAATCTTATTGAAAGAAAACACACCAAGGAAAAAGTCTACGAAAATCGATCCGGCATCCTAGTGCCAATGGTCTTTGACGAATACCGTGGATTGATTCCTGAAGTTGGTGGTAAGATCATTGATTTCAAGGATTACCGGTACAGTCCCGAAGCCCGGCGAATTTATAATCTGCCGGGGAGATTTGTTAGAATTGTCAGATAAGCAGTGCTTACACTTGAGATGCTCTATGATTCACATGCTTTCTTTTCTGATTCCAATTGTTTGTTGCATCGGGATGCTTCACGATGAAAAAGATAACTACGTCTATGAACCAATCAAGAGATCAACACAACACAATGTTGGTAAGAGGAATTGTTTAGGCACCATAGACGCTGATGGATGTTTCAGACCAGATTTATCAGAATTGGAAGAGATTATTGAATCTACCAAGCGTAAGTTGGTGCGTACTAGTATAAGATCGGCTCCGCTCACGACCGCCAAGCAACCCAACGAAAAAGTTTACGAATACCGTTCTGGCATCCTCGTGCCAATGATCTTTGACGAATATCGTGGACTGATTCCCGAAGCCGGTGGCAAGATCATCGACTTCAAGGATTATCGGTACAGTCCTGAAGCACGACGGATTTACAATCTGCCGGGGAGATTTGTCCAAGTTCCCAAATATAAGCAATGATTCGGAATGATCCATGCGGCGTAAGTATTTGATCCTTGGTTTGGTGATAGCCCTGACAGGTTTCCTGGCCTGGTGGTTCTGGCCGGTGCGCGCGCTGACACCACAACTGCTGGACCAGATCAAACCGGGCATGACAGCTGATGAAGCCATCGCCATTCTCGGCAAGCCAACTTCCGATCGTTATCTTCGTGACGGCCTGGGCATTGACCGAATCATTGTCGAAGTGGATGGCAAGTCGGATTGGCAAAATGTCGTCATCTTCCGGCCTCAGAGTTCCTGGAATTCCTATCTGCAGGTTGCCCGGACCGAGGAGTTTCCGGGAAATACCTGGCAATCGGGTCAAAGTCATTTCTGGATCGACCAGCATAAGCTGCTTTGGATCACTATCGATAAGCAGAAGAAGGTAAAACAGCGAGGCCTGTGCGATTACACCGCACGGCCTGGGGAAATGAGCCAGTGGGCAGACCGGAAACTGAAATCGCTTAGCCCACCAGCACCCCCAGCTAAAACAGCTCCCGCACCGTTGCCTAATCCGTTTCCCG comes from Planctomycetia bacterium and encodes:
- a CDS encoding sigma-70 family RNA polymerase sigma factor — its product is MSGVFSYLRSFRHLACTDENDGTLLERFRTQRDEQAFATLVQRHGPLILGIIRRLVGPGEQADDVFQATFLVLARKGQSMERWPSVAGWLVQVARRTALQAQAKSARRLRHEQQAASMTSHITTSDPARIIEQQDLATLLDAELDRLPGKYRTPIILCQLQGQSREETARQLGWPLGSVAGRLARGKKLLQDRLLKRGIVPTLTAGALTMTKLEAQVPALLVQATTLLASHVVHKTSQVPASAAITLAQGVMTSMLMTKVKYMAAAVMLACLCVGTGAWAWHGREQPSESRKQPSQNQAKPQRLHDLLQGEWVMEKSNATSLTAREVGLLTGMRSGRDVKLSQLSFWRFAGNQVLISNNWLDVLPANYKHFTPYEIIPFETFDPASPSSVTLAELRGSIKLLKGKFEIVLAPKKNAQDVSKSTENDPDIWHLTLRRASDYDRLEGIWRKEERNPVTNELESAEEMIFKKNMYLRRYIHKGSHHDGPPSVFALNETATPKQIDLDIVSVADANDKLQGYFSSTDKLNRDIYIAETINKNLLRERQLGIYELKDNEFTYQISGAVPFMLKDDKLVPNPQSPLNRSPTAFEPGNNATEAFRSLSVTYKRVDKSLKDSLVLGAPHQEVPAGSTQPNPSPDVSPQILELKQQRLKVAEERMDIWKEMYRAGRASLEESGQLSQQLLDARLALAKDSDMKIKSLEEHLKLLKEFEGYAEKGYQSGSRTKSDLLAVKLRRIEVEIQLEEMKAKKRDQ
- the trpB gene encoding tryptophan synthase subunit beta produces the protein MTAPMPGKLSAVPDQQGRFGPFGGRYVPETLMPALEQLTQAYLQARQDPAFQQQLSHYLSNYVGRPTPLTFAERLTRQAGGARIYLKREDLLHTGAHKINNTIGQALLTLRMGKTRVIAETGAGQHGVATATACALFGLPCRVYMGAEDVRRQKLNVFKMRAMGAEVFEVTTGSRTLRDAINEAMRDWMGSVRDTHYILGSVVGPHPFPLMVRDFQSVIGQEAKQQCLSQLGKLPDMVIACVGGGSNAAGMFYPFIDDASVKIIGVEAGGRGASQGEHASTLSFGQPGVLHGTFSYVLQDEDGQTADVHSVSAGLDYPGVGPEHSYWKESGRVQYTYADDAAALEGFQLCSRLEGIIPALETSHGVVEAMKQAARLPKDAAVVVCFSGRGDKDCYEVARLLGQEAE
- a CDS encoding cytochrome c, which encodes MNCRKLMLVIVTSLVVIGGAGAMFMHGKIEEIMEKGFKKGGLRHKISLEIDKDNPNWNDVDKNTKELVKLCETLCKEKQPQGEADSWKKLTEALTKNVKSLSEAAGKKDHPNAKTLISKINNSCKECHNLHQP
- a CDS encoding 50S ribosomal protein L25, yielding MSTSALKSLGAETRKKSGSAEARRLRRTKQIPAVVYGHKEDNENISISHDDFGLIVRYNQRIIDVEIKGGKPQKCLVRDVQWDVLGKEVVHVDFERVSADERIHLNVPIKLKGNAIIPAGSVLNFHLHELEIECTAASIPEQITVNIAELKQGQAIHVKELELPAGVKALTDADETVVAIVTHVEKVEATPLEGATATEPEVLTARKPVEGEEGDAKDAKKK
- the rplI gene encoding 50S ribosomal protein L9 encodes the protein MAKAATAPKTEKKTKASKAAEPKKKLPQKKQKHNHVPRGNHGGMKLMLIEDVQHVGKAGDVVEVKMGYGRNFLLPRGLATFVTAHNSKLLDLHKIKVQKMREAKLADLRAMAEQLQRVSITIQSIANEEGHLYGSVGAAEIVTALKQQNLVIDQEAVRLEGVIKELGLYEVKLVLAPEIESNIKVLVISQTEKK
- a CDS encoding GNAT family N-acetyltransferase — its product is MKIPAPPCLLRPWRHSDLASLVRCANNRNVWINLRNRMPFPYTEADGKAWIECASSENPLCNFAIEFEQHAIGSMGLCLQNDIETGTAEIGYWLAEPFWGKGLATSCVKAFAQWAFAQFPLRKLYAGVMANNHPSRRVLEKAGFKLEGIHRQHVIKAGTVQDQAFYGLLKTDSSAA
- the ssb gene encoding single-stranded DNA-binding protein; the encoded protein is MANLNKVMLIGRLTRDVETRQFSNGGKVAKFGFAVTSSRKKNQQTGKWEDEPCFLDVEVFNRGEFGKKADTAEQYLSKGKQIFIEGHLKMDSWTSQDGQKRNKLVVVCENFEFLDAREGGNFSGGSRQGGGSNRAQYDVPNPDETPDSTPNFAPDGDKEDIPF
- the rpsF gene encoding 30S ribosomal protein S6, yielding MAGELYEMLIIFDANKYNSDAAGTVDAVHQIITKNGGEMVVSRPWDERRFTYPIKNQKKGMYYLLYFRGKGEVVHPIEADLRLSETILRYMMINIHPKLHEQMITIAKDEHAAVALHAPGLAEEDIMGINVGR
- a CDS encoding aminoacyl-tRNA hydrolase, which codes for MKIVVGLGNPGSQYQGTRHNVGFEVIDMLASGPGGGRFQRRFDAELAEGLEGLEKVLYLKPLTFMNLSGRCVRAALDFYQLPATELLVICDDVNLPLGQLRMRAGGSAGGHNGLKDIEKHLGTQNYARLRMGVSGPGRSDLADYVLSRFKPGEKDVVNDMEIRAAQATGCWIREGVATAMNRFNAPEKEPKPKKPRPPREEKDTEKQDKPTE